One genomic window of Solanum stenotomum isolate F172 chromosome 9, ASM1918654v1, whole genome shotgun sequence includes the following:
- the LOC125876306 gene encoding fasciclin-like arabinogalactan protein 2, producing MKVSPAVPLSVTLLLVLFLSTTTYAHNITKILAKHPEFSTFNHYLTVTHLAAEINRRQTITVCAIDNAAMNVLLEKHLPTYTLKNVLSLHVFADYFGAKKLHQITKGSTLTATMFQATGEAPGTSGYINITNMKGGKVGFANEDNDGHFAATFVKSVVEMPYNISVIQISHILTSAAAEAPVAAPSDLNVTTLMSKQGCKSFSDLLKSHPDVAKTFAENVQSGLTVFCPTDGVISAFMPKFKNLTKDGQASLLLYHGIPVYNSMGMLKSNNGLMNTLATEGKKKYDFTVQNDGDDVKLETKVVTATISGTLYDEEPLSVYKVDKVLLPRELFKGTVAEEPAPAPKGSKKKKKSSKKGGADDVEDDDAPEPSQDDDEDPADDSANLNWANNVKNSGLFATVVISIICVAII from the coding sequence ATGAAGGTCTCGCCGGCGGTACCACTTTCCGTCACTCTCCTCCTCGTCCTATTTCTCTCCACCACCACTTACGCCCACAACATTACTAAGATCCTCGCAAAACACCCTGAATTCTCCACCTTCAACCATTACCTAACCGTCACACACTTAGCTGCAGAAATCAACCGCCGACAGACCATCACTGTCTGCGCAATTGACAATGCCGCCATGAACGTCCTCCTTGAAAAACACCTCCCTACTTACACTCTCAAAAACGTCCTTTCTCTCCACGTATTCGCCGATTACTTCGGCGCTAAGAAACTCCATCAAATCACTAAAGGAAGTACCCTCACCGCCACAATGTTCCAGGCCACCGGCGAAGCTCCGGGAACTTCAGGGTACATCAATATCACAAATATGAAAGGTGGGAAAGTAGGTTTCGCAAATGAAGACAACGACGGCCATTTCGCTGCTACTTTCGTTAAATCCGTCGTAGAAATGCCGTACAACATCTCCGTTATTCAAATCAGCCATATTCTCACTTCCGCCGCTGCTGAAGCTCCGGTAGCTGCTCCAAGTGACCTTAACGTCACCACATTAATGTCGAAACAGGGATGCAAATCATTTTCAGATCTGTTAAAATCTCACCCAGATGTCGCCAAAACCTTCGCAGAAAATGTACAGAGTGGGTTAACAGTGTTCTGCCCCACCGACGGCGTAATCAGCGCCTTCATGCCTAAATTCAAAAACCTAACAAAAGACGGCCAGGCTTCATTACTACTATACCATGGAATCCCTGTTTATAATTCCATGGGTATGTTGAAATCCAACAATGGATTAATGAACACTCTTGCTAcagaaggtaaaaaaaaatacgaTTTCACGGTACAAAACGACGGAGACGATGTGAAATTGGAAACGAAAGTCGTAACTGCAACGATCTCCGGTACATTATACGACGAAGAGCCATTATCCGTTTACAAAGTCGATAAAGTTTTACTCCCCAGAGAATTATTCAAAGGTACTGTAGCTGAAGAACCAGCTCCAGCTCCGAAAGGTtcgaagaaaaagaagaagagcagCAAAAAGGGAGGAGCCGATGATGTTGAAGACGACGATGCACCGGAGCCCAGCCAGGACGACGATGAAGATCCGGCGGATGATTCTGCAAATTTGAACTGGGCAAATAATGTGAAGAATAGTGGATTGTTTGCTACAGTTGTAATAAGCATTATTTGTGTTGCCATTATTTGA